The nucleotide sequence AATCGTGCGCTGCTTACCGTTCCTGGTGTCAATATTACCGAAGAAGATGGTTTTGGGCTGCGACCCAACATCTCTTTGCGTGGTACTCAAGCAGAACGATCTGCAAAAATCACGCTTATGGAAGATGGTGTACTTATCGCTCCAGCGCCATACTCTGCTCCAGCAGCATATTATTTTCCTAACGTGGCACGTATGGAAGCCATTGAAGTCCTTAAGGGAAGTAGTCAGGTCCAATACGGACCATTTACCACTGGTGGAGCCATCAATTTTGTATCCACTACCATACCTAACGAGCTTAAAGGCTTTGCAAGAATGAACATAGGAAACTATAACTCAAAGCAAACCCAACTTAAAGTAGGCGACAGTGGCGAGCAATTGGGTTATGCGGTAGAATACCTTAACTTCAATAGTGATGGCTTTAAAAGTCTTGATGGTGGCGGCAATACGGGCTTTGACCGCAATGATTATAGCGCCAAAATACGCTACAGCACAAAAGCAGATGCTCATGTTTTTCAATCGGTAACTTTAAAGCTTCAGTACAGCGAAGGCCTAGACAATGAAACCTACCTAGGTTTGACCCAATCTGATTTTGACACAGATCCCTATAGAAGATACTTGGGAAGTGCCGCAGACAATATCACAACAGAACACGATCAAATACAGTTAACGCACTTGATCCAACCTGCCAAAAACCTATTCATCACCACGACAGCGTACTCCAACAATTTTGCGCGCAACTGGTATAAATTAGATTATGTCAATACAGGAAACGGAAATGTAGGTCTTGCCTCTATTCTTAGAGATCCTGTTTCTAACCAAAATGAATACCTAGCCATTTCCAGCGGCGCTGACACGGCAGAAGATGTTTTGGGCGTCAAGGCAAACAACCGCAACTATTACGGTCGTGGCATTCAATCAAAAGCCAATATTTTCTTTGGAACAACTAACAGTAGTGAATTAGAAGTAGGGTTGCGTTATCATAAAGATCAAGAAGATCGTTTTCAATATGTGGATCTGTACGGTGTAGAAAACAACCAGCTCATTATCACAAGTCCTGGAACACCAGGCACAGATGCTAATAGAATTAGCGAGGCAACGGCAATTGCCGCCCACGCACTATACAAATTCAAAACAGGTAACCTAACGCTAACGCCAGGATTGCGATATGAAAGTATTGAGTTGACACGCGATAATTATGGTAGTGCAGACCCAGAACGTACCGGTATTAATTTAAGCTCCAGAGAAAATACCATCGATGTGTTTATTCCGGGAATAGGCGCTAACTATAGATTCAACAACAGCATCTCACTTTTTGGAGGTGTTCATAAAGGCTTCTCACCTCCAGGCAGCGCTCCAGATGTAGATCAGGAAGAAAGCGTGAACTATGAATTGGGTAGCAGATTCAACATCGCAGGAATACGTGGTGAAAGCACGTTATTTTTCAATGATTACTCCAACCTGTTAGGAAGTGATCTAGCCGCTGCAGGTGGTGGCGGTACGACAGACCAGTTCAATGCTGGAGCTGCAAACGTGGCCGGACTTGAGTTTGCATTGACTTATGACTTTCTTGAAATGAGCGACAACTGGTCGCTACCTGTAAGCGTCAACTACACCTTTACAGACACCGAGTTCCGTAATGCGTTTGACAGCGATGTGTATGGAGAAGTGGAGATAGGCGACGAGATTCCCTACATCGCAAAAAACCAGTTTAACGTGCTTGCTGGTGTATCACACGATACCTTTGACATCAACCTCAACGCGAGATTTGTGGGCGCCATGAGAACGGTTGCCGGTCAAGGCACGATACCAGCAACAGAAAAAGTGGACAGCAATTTTGTACTCGACCTTTCTGGAAGGTATCATGTCAACGATCACCTGTCGCTTACCGCAAATATTATTAATGCATTGGATAATGAATATGCCGTATCCAGACAACCTGCTGGGTTGAGACCTGGACATCCTTTTGGGATCAATGCTGGGATAATAGCTCAGTTTTAGTTCGCTTTCGCGAAAGCGAAATAACCTTCAACATCGCTTCAAGCAAAAATCGGTAGGATCACACGTCCTACCGATTTTTGTTTTTAACTCATTTTTCACGGCAAAAACCACCTCAACGGCTATCTTTCCCGTTCATGAAGTACCCCAAATTAATCGTACCCGAAAACATACGCAAAGAGGCCGAAATGGCTATGTCTTTCTATCCAGAACTAGCCGATACTGAGGTAGAATTCAAGTACAATAATATGGTGCGCAAGAATTTTATGCAGGCGCAACCTAAGTGGAAAAGCCTTTTTAGTTCCCGTAAAAATCGCGCCTACATCATCCTAATCAGCAAGAAATTCAAGGTAGAAAACAACTATTTTACCATCGATGAAATCCCAGATGACGTCCTTACTGGCTGGTTGGGTCATGAATTGGGTCACGTGATGGACTATCGTAGTAGGTCTACTATTGGGATGATATTTTTTGGATTAAAGTATCTGTATTCTAAAGCGCACATCAAAGAAGTGGAGCGTGCTGCAGATGATTATGCCGTGAAGCATGGAATGGGTGACTATATCTTAAAGACCAAGAATTTCATTCTTAATCACACGAGCCTGTCAGATAGTTACAAAAACCATATGCGACAATTCTATTTGTCACCAGAAGAAATCACGGACCTGATCAATAGATATGGTGAAACCGGTAGAAAACCTTCTATGGAAGAGATGAGTTAGGTAAACCTACTTATTCAAATTTTGAACAGAATCTCTAGACGTTGAAAACTGGGACTATCCCAATTTTTCTTTTACGAACTCTTCCCACTCGTCTTGTTTGTCCTCGCTCAAGACTTTTGCCATTTTTACCTGTCCGCCCATTTTCTTTTGGTGCGCATTCCACTCATTGAAAAATCCTTCAGGGACTTTAGTCACCTTCACTCCTTTTAACGCCTTACTTCTAGCGACTGAGTAGTTTTTATTGGCTTCCTGTAGTTTTTCATCAAGCGATGCCGCTAGATCTTCTTCAGGAGTGTCTGTAGTTGTTTCGAGGAACCACTTGTGATAGAACTCACCGTCGATTTTGCGGGCAAAAACGGTAAACTCTTTAAATGTCGTATTTAGCTCTTCTTGTAATTCATTTAGAGCTGTTTCCATTTTCAATACCGATAGCTGGCTGCCCACTACATTGAGGAAAAATTTGGTGCGGCCTGTAATTTTGATCTCTGCGTGATTAACGTCTGTAAAAGCGATGGTGTCACCTATAAGATAACGCCATGCGCCACTTACTGTAGAGATAATCAAAACATAATCCACATCTTCTTCTACTTGAGAAATATCAAGTGTCGTTACATCTTGCCTCAAGCTTCCATCTTCTAGAATGTATTCAGGCTTGAAGGGAACAAATTCAAAATAGATACCGCCATCTGTAATGAGCTGCATCGCATCGGTTTCTGGACGTTGCTGACAGGCAATAAATCCTTCACTAGCTAGATAGGTATCCACGATAGTGACAGGCTTGGTAAAGAGTTTTTCAAAGCTTTTGCGATACGGTTCAAAGGCCACACCACCAGTAGTGTAAACACTCAATGACGGCCAAACCTCGTGAATGGAATCAACCTTATGATAATCCATTACTTTTTTGAGCATTAATTCCAACCATGATGGAATACCACTTATCATGGCAATATCCCATTCGCCGGATAATTCTGCAATTTTTTGAACGCGTTCATCCCAATCTTCTATTCTGGCAATCTCCTGGCCTGGACGGTATTTACTTTCCAGAAATTCTGGAATGTTACTCGCTGCAATA is from Nonlabens sp. YIK11 and encodes:
- a CDS encoding TonB-dependent receptor family protein, giving the protein MKNRFSLLFLVLASLYGTAQQTTQQDSINNLRTIKLRSNSLFGSKFEAQNRTGSSYFLSSEDLAKFQYTDVNRALLTVPGVNITEEDGFGLRPNISLRGTQAERSAKITLMEDGVLIAPAPYSAPAAYYFPNVARMEAIEVLKGSSQVQYGPFTTGGAINFVSTTIPNELKGFARMNIGNYNSKQTQLKVGDSGEQLGYAVEYLNFNSDGFKSLDGGGNTGFDRNDYSAKIRYSTKADAHVFQSVTLKLQYSEGLDNETYLGLTQSDFDTDPYRRYLGSAADNITTEHDQIQLTHLIQPAKNLFITTTAYSNNFARNWYKLDYVNTGNGNVGLASILRDPVSNQNEYLAISSGADTAEDVLGVKANNRNYYGRGIQSKANIFFGTTNSSELEVGLRYHKDQEDRFQYVDLYGVENNQLIITSPGTPGTDANRISEATAIAAHALYKFKTGNLTLTPGLRYESIELTRDNYGSADPERTGINLSSRENTIDVFIPGIGANYRFNNSISLFGGVHKGFSPPGSAPDVDQEESVNYELGSRFNIAGIRGESTLFFNDYSNLLGSDLAAAGGGGTTDQFNAGAANVAGLEFALTYDFLEMSDNWSLPVSVNYTFTDTEFRNAFDSDVYGEVEIGDEIPYIAKNQFNVLAGVSHDTFDINLNARFVGAMRTVAGQGTIPATEKVDSNFVLDLSGRYHVNDHLSLTANIINALDNEYAVSRQPAGLRPGHPFGINAGIIAQF
- a CDS encoding GH3 auxin-responsive promoter family protein yields the protein MAILGPIIKAALNIHEFFTHVDDHKTAQEKVLKKLLEKAADTAFGKEYDFSSILKEDDLHEAFDNAVPFHDYNSMDEKWWSRIKNGEENVTWPGMPGYMARSSGTTGKKSKMIPVTDDMLDAISSAGTRQVSALTNFELDAEVFEKEALALGSSTDLDDVDGFKVGEISGIAASNIPEFLESKYRPGQEIARIEDWDERVQKIAELSGEWDIAMISGIPSWLELMLKKVMDYHKVDSIHEVWPSLSVYTTGGVAFEPYRKSFEKLFTKPVTIVDTYLASEGFIACQQRPETDAMQLITDGGIYFEFVPFKPEYILEDGSLRQDVTTLDISQVEEDVDYVLIISTVSGAWRYLIGDTIAFTDVNHAEIKITGRTKFFLNVVGSQLSVLKMETALNELQEELNTTFKEFTVFARKIDGEFYHKWFLETTTDTPEEDLAASLDEKLQEANKNYSVARSKALKGVKVTKVPEGFFNEWNAHQKKMGGQVKMAKVLSEDKQDEWEEFVKEKLG